CGATTATGTCGAGAACCTCGGCGGCGCGAGCTTCCAGGTGACCAACCCGCAGGCGGCCTCTGGCTGCGGCTGCGGCTCGAGCTTCTCGATCTGATGCCCAGTATCGTCAGCTTCAACATCAACGGCATCCGCGCACGCCTCGAGCGGCTGACCGAATATCTGGCCAAGGAACAGCCCGACATCGTCTGCCTGCAGGAGCTGAAGTCGGCCGACGACACGCTGCCGAAGGCGGCGTTCGAGGAAGCGGGCTATCCGGGCGTCTGGCACGGCCAGAAGGGGTTCAACGGCGTCGCGATCCTCGCGAAGGGGGAGCAGCCCGAGCTCGTGATGAAAGGGCTTCCCGACGACCCCAATCCCGACCAGTCGCGCTATATCGAGGCGCAGGTGAAGGGGGTGCGGGTCGCCAGCATCTATCTGCCCAACGGCAATCCGATCGGGACCGAGAAATTCAGCTACAAGCTCGACTGGATGGAGAAGCTCAGGCTGCACGCCGCCGAACTGCTCGCGAGCGAGACGCCGGTGGTGCTGGCGGGCGATTACAACGTCATCCCCGAGGATCGCGA
The nucleotide sequence above comes from Sphingomicrobium arenosum. Encoded proteins:
- the xth gene encoding exodeoxyribonuclease III, yielding MPSIVSFNINGIRARLERLTEYLAKEQPDIVCLQELKSADDTLPKAAFEEAGYPGVWHGQKGFNGVAILAKGEQPELVMKGLPDDPNPDQSRYIEAQVKGVRVASIYLPNGNPIGTEKFSYKLDWMEKLRLHAAELLASETPVVLAGDYNVIPEDRDTFSRSAMKDDALFQPESQHAFRRIVNQGWTDALRSFHPNEPKLYTFWDYQRGAWQRDAGFRIDHLLCSPSAADRLTGAGVHKWARGEEKASDHAPVWATLAD